One stretch of Streptomyces sp. A2-16 DNA includes these proteins:
- a CDS encoding UvrD-helicase domain-containing protein: MAAQAQPTAVGSVQDSVRDREISVEQEHLDRVYRRLEEKIHEAEFLMNDAAKRGQVGTPGALAERDAQVFRAGVHLNRLNNEFEDFLFGRIDLLLGKDGKKGPDGAYTAVEPAEGAVRDDNTADIAETLHIGRIGVLDSEYAPLVIDWRAPAAAPFYRSTPVDPGRVVRRRVIRSKGRKVLGVEDDLMRPELRAFLDGHQLPVIGDGALMAALGQARSHTMRDIVASIQAEQDLVIRAPAASVTYVEGGPGTGKTAVALHRAAYLLYQDRRRYSGGILIVSPTPLLVAYTEGVLPSLGEEGQVAIRAIGSLVDGVEATLYDSPAVARAKGSYRMLKVLRKAARGALELGADGSGRAPGRAPGRSSDSGQLAFGDSGDPDDGAGGGNGAATAVSPKSGPPTRLRVVAFGRRLELEADELERIRRNALSGTAPVNLLRPRARKLLLDALWARSGAGSRHTDPELAAELRSSFDEDIVSEDSFIEFLDAWWPELTPKDVLAAMADERRLGRWARRILNPGEVRRVARSLRRDGLSVHDIAVLDELQAVLGVPARPKRRRELDPLDQLTGLEELMPVREETQRERAERLAQERVEYAHVIVDEAQDLTPMQWRMVGRRGRHATWTVVGDPAQSSWSDPDEAAEARDEALGTRPRRRFQLTVNYRNPSEIADLAAKVLALAMPGSESPRAVRSTGVEPRFVAVGRSLAETVRAEAARLLELVDGTVGVVVAMQRREEAARWLAGLGDRVVALGSLEAKGLEYDATVVVSPAEIADESPAGLRVLYVALTRATQQLTVVSGDRDQPDTQGVPDLLRD; encoded by the coding sequence GTGGCCGCTCAGGCTCAACCAACTGCGGTCGGCTCGGTTCAGGACTCGGTTCGGGACCGTGAGATCAGCGTCGAACAGGAACATCTGGACCGGGTGTACCGGCGCCTCGAGGAGAAGATCCACGAGGCGGAGTTCCTGATGAACGACGCGGCCAAGCGTGGCCAGGTCGGCACACCCGGCGCGCTCGCCGAGCGGGACGCCCAGGTCTTCCGGGCCGGCGTCCACCTCAACCGGCTCAACAACGAGTTCGAGGACTTCCTCTTCGGCCGGATCGACCTGCTCCTCGGCAAGGACGGCAAGAAGGGTCCCGACGGCGCCTACACCGCCGTGGAACCCGCCGAAGGCGCGGTACGGGACGACAACACCGCGGACATCGCGGAGACCCTGCACATCGGCCGGATCGGAGTCCTCGACTCCGAGTACGCGCCCCTCGTCATCGACTGGCGGGCCCCCGCCGCAGCCCCCTTCTACAGGTCCACTCCGGTGGATCCCGGGCGTGTCGTACGACGCCGGGTCATCCGCTCCAAGGGCCGCAAGGTCCTTGGAGTCGAGGACGACCTCATGCGCCCCGAGCTCAGGGCCTTCCTCGACGGCCACCAGCTGCCCGTCATCGGCGACGGCGCCCTCATGGCCGCACTGGGCCAGGCCCGCAGTCACACCATGCGGGACATCGTCGCCTCCATCCAGGCCGAGCAGGACCTGGTCATCCGCGCCCCCGCCGCCTCCGTGACCTACGTCGAGGGCGGACCCGGCACCGGCAAGACCGCCGTGGCCCTGCACCGCGCCGCGTACCTCCTCTACCAGGACCGGCGCCGCTACTCGGGCGGCATCCTCATCGTCTCGCCCACCCCCCTGCTGGTCGCGTACACCGAGGGCGTCCTGCCCTCCCTCGGCGAGGAGGGCCAGGTCGCCATCCGCGCGATCGGCTCCCTGGTCGACGGCGTCGAGGCCACCCTGTACGACTCCCCGGCCGTCGCCCGCGCCAAGGGGTCGTACCGGATGCTGAAGGTGCTGCGGAAGGCCGCGCGCGGAGCGCTGGAACTGGGCGCCGACGGTTCCGGCCGGGCCCCCGGCCGGGCCCCCGGCCGGTCCTCCGACTCCGGGCAGCTCGCCTTCGGTGACTCCGGTGATCCCGACGACGGTGCCGGGGGCGGGAACGGCGCCGCTACCGCCGTATCCCCGAAGTCCGGACCCCCCACCCGCCTGCGCGTGGTCGCCTTCGGGCGGAGGCTGGAGCTGGAGGCGGACGAGCTGGAACGCATCCGCCGCAACGCCCTCAGCGGCACCGCGCCCGTCAACCTGCTGCGCCCCAGGGCCCGCAAACTGCTCCTCGACGCGCTGTGGGCGCGGTCGGGCGCCGGGTCCCGGCACACCGATCCGGAGCTGGCCGCCGAGCTGCGGTCCTCGTTCGACGAGGACATCGTCTCGGAGGACAGCTTCATCGAGTTCCTCGACGCCTGGTGGCCCGAGCTCACCCCGAAGGACGTGCTCGCCGCCATGGCCGACGAGCGGCGGCTCGGCCGCTGGGCCCGGCGCATCCTCAACCCCGGCGAGGTCCGCAGGGTCGCCCGCTCGCTCCGACGCGACGGCCTCTCCGTCCACGACATCGCCGTCCTCGACGAGCTCCAGGCGGTCCTCGGCGTCCCCGCCCGCCCGAAGAGACGGCGCGAGCTCGACCCGCTCGACCAGCTCACCGGCCTGGAGGAGCTGATGCCGGTCCGCGAGGAGACCCAGCGCGAGCGCGCCGAGCGGCTGGCCCAGGAGCGCGTCGAGTACGCCCACGTCATCGTCGACGAGGCCCAGGACCTCACGCCCATGCAGTGGCGCATGGTCGGCCGCCGCGGCCGGCACGCCACCTGGACGGTCGTCGGCGACCCGGCCCAGTCCTCCTGGTCCGACCCCGACGAGGCCGCCGAGGCCCGCGACGAGGCCCTCGGCACCCGCCCCCGCCGCCGCTTCCAGCTCACCGTGAACTACCGCAACCCCTCCGAGATCGCCGACCTCGCGGCGAAGGTGCTGGCACTGGCCATGCCGGGCTCCGAGTCCCCGAGGGCCGTACGGTCCACCGGCGTGGAGCCCCGCTTCGTCGCCGTGGGCCGGTCCCTGGCGGAGACCGTCCGCGCCGAGGCCGCACGCCTGCTCGAACTCGTCGACGGCACCGTCGGCGTCGTCGTCGCCATGCAGCGCCGCGAGGAGGCCGCGCGCTGGCTCGCCGGACTCGGCGACCGGGTGGTGGCGCTCGGCAGTCTCGAGGCCAAGGGTCTGGAGTACGACGCCACAGTCGTCGTGTCGCCCGCGGAGATCGCGGACGAGTCGCCGGCCGGGCTGCGGGTGCTGTACGTCGCCCTCACCCGGGCGACCCAGCAGCTGACCGTGGTCTCCGGGGACCGCGACCAGCCGGACACCCAGGGTGTCCCGGACCTTCTCAGGGACTGA
- a CDS encoding zf-HC2 domain-containing protein, with product MMGSPVPNEHETVGAYALGILDDAEATAFEAHLATCEWCAQQLDELAGMEPMLAALADLPGSGTPAIGESLSAKPSPRIVNKLVDEVAERRAQKRRRSFYMVAAAAALIIGGPFVAMAASGGDSGGGAKQGQVLAATPQELFNSMPDKVSATDSSTGVSATVAMAQKNWGTSLGLELKGVKGPLKCSLIAVGTNGERWTASTWSVGKWGYGLPDGKTPESKKPLYIGGAVAPAQNEIDHFEVVDSDGNKLVQVDA from the coding sequence ATGATGGGATCTCCGGTGCCGAACGAGCACGAGACCGTCGGTGCCTACGCCCTCGGGATCCTGGACGACGCCGAGGCCACCGCTTTCGAGGCGCACCTCGCGACCTGCGAATGGTGCGCCCAGCAGCTCGACGAGCTGGCCGGCATGGAGCCGATGCTCGCCGCCCTCGCGGACCTGCCGGGTTCCGGCACCCCCGCGATCGGTGAGTCGCTCTCCGCCAAGCCCAGTCCACGGATCGTGAACAAGCTCGTGGACGAGGTCGCGGAGCGCCGTGCGCAGAAGCGGCGACGCAGCTTCTACATGGTCGCGGCCGCGGCCGCGCTGATCATCGGCGGTCCGTTCGTCGCGATGGCGGCGAGCGGCGGCGACTCGGGCGGCGGCGCCAAGCAGGGACAGGTCCTGGCGGCCACCCCTCAGGAGCTCTTCAACTCCATGCCCGACAAGGTGTCGGCGACCGACTCCTCCACCGGCGTCAGCGCGACCGTCGCCATGGCCCAGAAGAACTGGGGCACCTCCCTCGGCCTGGAGCTCAAGGGCGTCAAGGGACCGCTCAAGTGCTCCCTGATCGCGGTGGGCACCAACGGCGAGCGCTGGACGGCCTCCACCTGGTCCGTCGGCAAGTGGGGCTACGGCCTCCCGGACGGCAAGACCCCGGAGTCCAAGAAGCCGCTCTACATCGGCGGCGCGGTCGCACCGGCCCAGAACGAGATCGACCACTTCGAGGTCGTCGACTCCGACGGCAACAAGCTCGTCCAGGTCGACGCGTAG
- a CDS encoding sigma-70 family RNA polymerase sigma factor — translation MSQPSEPDEELMRALYREHAGPLLAYVLRLVAGDRQRAEDVVQETLIRAWKNAGQLNRATGSVRPWLVTVARRIVIDGHRSRQARPQEVDPSPLEVIPAEDEIDKALWLMTLSDALDDLTPAHREVLVETYFKGRTVNEAAETLGIPSGTVRSRVFYALRSMKLALEERGVTA, via the coding sequence ATGTCCCAGCCCTCGGAACCTGATGAGGAGCTGATGCGTGCCCTGTACAGAGAGCACGCCGGGCCTCTCCTTGCGTATGTCCTTCGGTTGGTTGCGGGCGACCGCCAGAGAGCCGAGGACGTGGTGCAGGAGACGCTCATCCGTGCCTGGAAGAACGCCGGACAGCTCAATCGAGCGACCGGATCGGTACGCCCCTGGCTGGTGACGGTCGCCCGGCGCATCGTCATCGACGGACACCGCAGCCGGCAGGCCCGGCCGCAGGAGGTCGATCCGTCACCGCTGGAGGTCATCCCCGCGGAGGACGAGATCGACAAGGCGCTGTGGTTGATGACGCTGTCGGACGCGCTCGACGACCTGACCCCCGCCCACCGGGAGGTGCTCGTCGAGACGTACTTCAAGGGGCGTACCGTCAACGAGGCGGCCGAGACGCTGGGCATTCCCAGCGGCACCGTCCGCTCGAGGGTGTTCTACGCCCTGCGGTCGATGAAGCTCGCACTGGAGGAGCGGGGGGTGACGGCGTGA